Genomic DNA from Entomoplasma freundtii:
CGTAATTTACTTGTTAAGCATTCATCAATCGTCTTCTTTTCCATTTTAAACCTCTTTTATTTTTATTATACTGAGAAAAAAACCCGAAAAGAAAAAGCACTCATTTCAAGTGCTTTAAGTTAATTTATAATTTACTAACCTTAAAATTCATCATTAAGGTATCTAATTTATTATAAAAACTTTCTAATGAATCATCATTATTAAGAATAATGTCCCCACGAAAATCTTGCAACCATATTTCTTGAATTTGGGCAATCTTTTTGGTTTCATCACTTTCACGTTGGTCACGTTGCATAATTCTTTTAATCAAGATTGGCTTTGGTGTTTGTATCTCCACCAAATATTCGACAGGAATATTAAACAATGGGAGCAACGCCCCTTCTACAACCACATTTTTATCGATGGGAATGGAATTTAATAAAGATTTAGTTTTGGTTTCAATTAACGGTCAAACAAAAGCAGCAAATTTTTGGTTATCAACCAAGCTATTAAATAAGATAATTCTTAGTTGGTTCCGATCGATTTGATTCTTTTCTTGATTATAAGAAGTAGGAAAGTTAGCCATTACAAAAGAGAGAACTACTTCCTCGTTCATTATCTCTTTGCTAATTTCATCAAGGTCGAGAATCTCTAAATCATAATTTTTACTTAAATAATTCAAAGCAGTCGTTTTGCCACTACCAATTAAGCCATATAATCCAAGTCGCATTAGTCCCCCATTAGTAATATCTAAGTTTGATTATAATTAATAATCCATTAAACTTAGTTGCTTTTCGGGTGAAACGGGTGAACAAGTAATAATGACATTCGAATCCTTACTAATTACAAAATAAAGTTGTCCTTTTGAACCAGCGCGAATGTAAAGATCATATTTAGATTCAAAAGAATAATTAGAATTTTTAATTAAATCCATAATTTTTTCTTTAACTTCATAATCAGGAAGACCAGTTAGTTTCAACCGCTCACGACAACGTTGGAGACCGTGATCAGTAAAACCATAAGAATGTTTAAAATAGTAACTCATGGCCAAATTCTCCTTAAAAAAACCCAAAATTAATTTTGGGTTTGGTTATCTTGAGGACTTTTAGGTTTATCTTTTTTAGTAAAAGTTTTTTTCCATCAAGTCCCGAACTTTGTTTCCTTTTTAGCTTTAATGGTTTGAGTATCGTCATCAAATAAAGATGGGTCAACTTGATAAGATTGACCTTGCATCATCGCAATGTTAGCACGTTGGTATTCAGTCATCGCATGCATCATTTTTTGACGGTCTAAACGTGGGTTTAGCACTAGCATAACAATACCTAAAACCACAGAAACAGCAATTAAGGCAACAGCAATATCAGCAATGATTGAAGTAGCTTCAATTCCTGCTCCATGTTTTTCCATCATGACTGCTCAAAAGGCTTTAAAGTTGTAGTTACTGTTGTCACCCACAAATTCATTATCAAAGATTCGCTTAAATGTTTCTTCAAAGTTTTTTGAAATTTGGTGGGCACTCATAACGTTAAAGATATTTGAACCAGCAACAAAGAACATAATAAACATAAAGATTACCGACATCATACTTAAACGGTATTTCTCTTTTAAAGAACGTGGTTTTCTAAAAACGGCATAGCCAATATAAATAGCTGGCAGTGAATAGAAAACTAAACTTAAAATTGAACCAACATTAGCACTCATTAAACTTCAATTTAACGGAAACTTTGCATTACTATCTCTTAAACTTTTAGTCAAGAAACTATCCCAATTTCCTTTATGCGAAGCTCACATTGCTTCACCAAAAAGGGCATTGCCAAATGGATTGCTAGTATTATTTGGACCAAGATTCATTTTGACAGTCATCATGGCAATTGAAGTGGCAATTAACATTAGTGTAGCCAAAATTACAAGACCGGCAAACACATATTTTAGTGTTGGCATTCATTTTGGTTTTGACATGTAAGGATAAAAACGTGGATTTTGACGAGGATCCATTGTATTTACGTTGGCATAACCACCACCACCAAAGAAACTATTGTTATTTTGTTGACTATAAGTTCTTTCTTGGTTTTGACTAGAAGAAAATTCGGGTTTCGGTTTGTCTTTAGTTTCTTGAGCTTGTTTTTCTCTTTCCAGTCTTTCTTTTTCTAATTCTCTATAATGGTTTTTGGTTTGATCAGTTAGAGTA
This window encodes:
- the coaE gene encoding dephospho-CoA kinase (Dephospho-CoA kinase (CoaE) performs the final step in coenzyme A biosynthesis.), producing the protein MRLGLYGLIGSGKTTALNYLSKNYDLEILDLDEISKEIMNEEVVLSFVMANFPTSYNQEKNQIDRNQLRIILFNSLVDNQKFAAFVWPLIETKTKSLLNSIPIDKNVVVEGALLPLFNIPVEYLVEIQTPKPILIKRIMQRDQRESDETKKIAQIQEIWLQDFRGDIILNNDDSLESFYNKLDTLMMNFKVSKL